In Trichoderma breve strain T069 chromosome 4, whole genome shotgun sequence, the following proteins share a genomic window:
- a CDS encoding DEAD/DEAH box helicase domain-containing protein, giving the protein MTRNNLPDNIAWLLKNAALSKPTAPQFPQASDTASFRFTQSQSTNEDGSMGRLTLSTKSRKPVLLSQNVKTETPSSADGRSKQVLNESLKTNAIPKSEKQTQNGISSGKPAPSRRNQSPGLDADFADFDVDDLEYMDLTRTTGTSDESDEFGEDVKVWTEKDASWEAPLPKSKKRKSTDDAAADSQFPDVYQLLGTDPPVPTPGRRSSKKTAQNVSSKMSLPGSSSPLGRVASQKAPSPVRQTPERDYVISSSERRKKVKITGQRSASPDSRNFDEDIQQPEQNQADEFFIPDSDDEFVTPPSRTTISKKQPMEPLIDPQEEDAFIMDIEDLHVSPQLRQKRSPPLSQRVQAKDLEPSHNSLSETQSTATADNVSEINNPRQSFTPSSQTPKLLSLILGNPQLLTKRCEYLNSQIQKNERNFMQAINDRLPKDKRNEIKAEKERFIQQQKATQDLNGLVERYKTLSEQREAVAQRVARSYSNGQDTDEDEARLDELTERIEATEQELFQMMGTAGLDEASLLEPLEVPAPSRRDDHIVVLGTQAGHGGMVNMSRSSRDVPLPMGGTQVVHQTQLPEPRPPMNRDLDAEEDFFSDIDDMEMHLLPKPVKKTTQFDTRKTPQRNRAQRTGNEFSDFSDDADMLAFAQDYEVRQTAGEPSLDPRRAFSETSGNAGPAPKQKQTSKRQPPPDSSQTRIPPELMRHSWSADVQKTLKDRFRMKGFRQNQLEAINATLAGDDAFVLMPTGGGKSLCYQLPAVVKSGKTRGVTIVVSPLLSLMQDQVDHMKALGIQAVAFNSECSPEYKRQVMSAFNERNPEHFIELLYVTPEMASKSPQFMNALQSLYRSRKFARIVIDEAHCVSQWGHDFRPDYKTLGQLRSKFPQVPVMALTATATQNVIVDIKHNLGMNNCQVFSQSFNRPNLYYEVRPKSSNPVATQAIAALINSKYPNVTGIVYTISRKQAEDVAQKLSENGITARHYHAAITPTEKVEVQTAWQKGQVKVVVATIAFGMGIDKPDVRFVMHHGIPKSLEGYYQETGRAGRDGKPSDCILFYGKADIRVLKRLIIDGEGSKDQKERQMAMLNRVTAFCDNKADCRRTEVLRYFGEDFTPSQCHKTCDNCQAGLVFEQQDFSEYAIAAIRIVQQQQRLTANQCADILIGRKYPDNQEENSYEYHGMAKGMKKHEMVRVIDRLSAEKGFHEENIVGNHGVAIQYLQIGPAANQFLSGRRKLMLTVQVSDSGDSNQTKIKKPRANKKQKEPANNVQSTYVSSPINTRRKRAAVIDSDDDSNLPTTSNGYVNDGFVVSDEELEDEAEEDMDEDEEAFEPLPQHRPAKPTISKPSSKKALRPEPIPSKRRLQDLPDIHQDVVDAFVQAARQLEERIRNGLGLRRPMFTDTHLQEMAINWTTSIERMSRIPGIDVDRVREVGPKLIQMLNVYHKSYREIAGTGAGEASASTSNLDQEIVDLISSDLDIDEDEEEAMGGGESSHYFVPKPSADVQAFNDRLQSLNDQPSQSRGRSSSYSRGGGNRKFSGKRWSKRGGSGGGSQRRSGGSGRRGGGFSSAAGSSSRSGGASGSNSGGFKRDGRIVKKSGGGIGLMPL; this is encoded by the exons ATGACTCGAAATAACCTTCCAGACAACATCGCCTGGTTGTTGAAGAACGCTGCGTTATCAAAACCTACCGCCCCTCAGTTTCCGCAAGCCAGCGATACAGCATCGTTTCGGTTCACACAATCGCAGTCTACAAACG AGGACGGCAGCATGGGCCGTCTGACCCTGTCTACCAAATCGAGAAAACCTGTGCTCCTGTCGCAAAATGTCAAGACAGaaactccttcttcagcagaCGGCCGATCTAAACAAGTTTTAAACGAGTCACTCAAGACGAATG CAATCCCGAAGTCTGAGAAACAAACACAAAATGGCATCTCATCAGGAAAACCAGCTCCATCACGGCGTAACCAATCTCCAGGGCTTGATGCCGATTTTGCAGATTTCGATGTTGATGATTTGGAGTACATGGATCTAACTAGAACAACTGGCACATCCGACGAATCTGACGAGTttggtgaagatgtcaaAGTTTGGACGGAAAAAGATGCATCTTGGGAGGCACCGTTGCCTAAATccaaaaagaggaagagtaCCGATGACGCCGCTGCTGATAGCCAATTTCCCGATGTTTATCAGCTCCTGGGAACCGACCCTCCGGTCCCGACTCCTGGTCGACGTTCCTCAAAGAAA ACTGCACAAAATGTGTCTTCCAAGATGTCTTTGCCGggatcttcatctcccttaGGACGAGTTGCTAGTCAAAAAGCACCATCTCCTGTCAGACAGACCCCAGAAAGAGACTATGTCATTAGTAGTTCTGAAAGGCGAAAGAAAGTGAAAATCACCGGGCAACGGTCTGCGTCCCCGGATTCTCGGAATTTCGATGAGGATATCCAACAACCGGAGCAAAACCAAGCCGACGAGTTTTTCATTCCCGATTCAGACGATGAATTCGTTACACCACCGTCGCGTACAACTATTTcgaagaagcagccaatGGAACCGTTGATTGATCCACAGGAGGAGGACGCTTTCATTATGGATATTGAGGATTTGCATGTATCTCCTCAGCTAAGACAAAAACGGTCACCACCGCTTTCTCAGCGTGTACAAGCCAAAGATCTCGAGCCTTCTCACAATAGTTTGTCCGAAACCCAGAGTACAGCTACTGCCGACAATGTCAGCGAAATCAACAACCCGCGGCAGTCGTTTACGCCATCCAGCCAAACGCCAAAACTCTTATCCCTCATTTTGGGGAATCCGCAGCTTCTAACTAAAAGGTGTGAATACTTGAACAGTCAAATTCAGAAGAATGAACGGAATTTCATGCAAGCTATCAATGATAGATTGCCCAAAGACAAGAGGAATGAGATCAAAGCAGAGAAAGAACGATTCATCCAACAGCAAAAGGCGACTCAGGATCTCAACGGATTGGTTGAGCGCTACAAAACTCTAAGTGAGCAACGAGAAGCAGTTGCTCAACGGGTGGCTCGATCATATTCCAATGGCCAAGAcacagatgaagatgaagcccGACTAGATGAGCTTACTGAACGCATCGAGGCAACAGAACAAGAGCTTTTCCAAATGATGGGCACAGCaggccttgatgaagcaagTCTTTTGGAGCCTCTGGAAGTCCCGGCTCCGAGTAGAAGAGATGACCATATCGTTGTGCTGGGAACTCAGGCTGGTCATGGGGGCATGGTCAACATGTCACGGAGCTCAAGAGACGTCCCTTTGCCCATGGGAGGCACTCAAGTTGTTCATCAAACCCAACTTCCTGAACCACGCCCTCCAATGAATCGGGACCTGGACGCTGAGGAAGATTTCTTCTCTGATATCGACGATATGGAGATGCACTTGTTGCCTAAGCCGGTGAAAAAGACTACTCAATTCGACACACGCAAAACACCTCAGAGGAACCGCGCTCAGCGGACAGGAAATGAATTTAGCGATTTCAGTGACGACGCTGATATGCTTGCGTTTGCTCAAGACTACGAGGTACGCCAAACTGCCGGCGAACCGTCCCTGGATCCTCGACGGGCGTTTTCCGAAACATCTGGCAACGCTGGGCCCGCAccaaagcagaagcagaccTCGAAAAGACAGCCGCCTCCCGATTCATCACAGACAAGGATACCGCCTGAGCTCATGAGGCATTCTTGGTCTGCAGACGTACAGAAGACATTGAAAGATCGCTTTCGGATGAAAGGATTCCGACAGAACCAATTAGAGGCCATTAACGCTACGCtcgctggtgatgatgcctttGTCCTGATGCCAACAGGCGGTGGGAAATCTCTCTGTTACCAACTTCCAGCTGTCGTCAAATCCGGCAAGACGAGAGGTGTCACCATCGTTGTGTCACCTCTACTGAGCTTGATGCAAGATCAAGTAGACCATATGAAAGCCCTGGGGATACAGGCCGTTGCATTCAACAGCGAGTGTTCTCCAGAATACAAGCGGCAAGTCATGTCTGCTTTTAATGAACGTAATCCGGAGCACTTCATCGAGCTCCTCTACGTCACGCCTGAAATGGCTAGCAAAAGTCCTCAGTTCATGAATGCTTTACAAAGCTTGTACCGGAGTAGAAAATTTGCCCGTATCGTCATTGACGAGGCTCACTGCGTCAGCCAGTGGGGGCATGATTTCCGACCTGACTACAAGACACTGGGACAGCTTCGATCCAAATTCCCCCAGGTTCCAGTCATGGCCTTGACCGCTACTGCTACTCAAAATGTCATTGTCGATATCAAACACAATCTCGGTATGAACAACTGCCAAGTCTTTTCACAAAGCTTCAACCGTCCAAATCTGTATTACGAGGTCCGGCCCAAGTCTTCCAATCCGGTTGCGACGCAGGCAATCGCCGCTCTAATCAACTCCAAGTATCCCAACGTTACTGGAATTGTTTACACAATCTCACGGAAGCAAGCTGAAGACGTTGCCCAGAAGCTTTCTGAGAATGGTATCACGGCTCGTCATTACCATGCTGCAATTACACCCACGGAAAAGGTGGAAGTACAAACAGCGTGGCAGAAGGGGCAGGTCAAAGTTGTAGTGGCAACTATTGCTTTTGGCATGGGAATCGATAAGCCGGACGTGAGATTTGTTATGCATCATGGCATCCCGAAGAGCTTAGAAGGTTACTACCAGGAAACTGGACGTGCGGGCCGAGATGGGAAACCCTCCGATTGTATTCTGTTTTATGGCAAAGCGGACATAAGAGTCCTCAAAAGACTGATCATTGACGGAGAGGGCAGCAAAgaccaaaaagaaagacagatGGCAATGCTGAACCGCGTGACGGCATTTTGCGACAATAAAGCAGATTGTCGACGAACTGAGGTCCTTCGCTATTTTGGGGAGGACTTTACTCCGTCACAATGCCACAAGACTTGCGACAATTGCCAAGCGGGGCTTGTTTTTGAGCAGCAAGACTTCTCTGAATatgccattgccgccataCGAAttgtgcagcagcagcagagattGACGGCAAACCAGTGCGCGGATATTTTGATTGGCAGAAAGTACCCAGAcaaccaagaagaaaactcgTATGAGTATCACGGCATGGCtaaggggatgaagaagcacgAGATGGTGCGCGTTATTGACCGCCTCTCAGCTGAGAAGGGCTTCCATGAAGAAAATATCGTTGGAAATCATGGAGTCGCCATTCAATACCTCCAAATTGGACCTGCCGCCAACCAATTCTTGTCAGGGAGACGGAAGCTCATGCTGACGGTGCAGGTTTCAGACAGTGGTGATTCAAATCAGACGAAGATCAAGAAACCGAGAGCCAACAAAAAGCAGAAAGAGCCGGCCAATAACGTGCAATCCACCTATGTCTCGTCACCCATTAATACACGCAGAAAACGGGCAGCCGTTATTGATAGTGACGACGACTCAAACTTGCCGACCACATCAAACGGCTATGTGAATGATGGCTTCGTTGTGTCGGATGAAGAattggaagatgaagccgaagaagacatggacgaagacgaagaggctTTCGAACCACTCCCTCAACACCGACCAGCGAAACCTACCATTTCAAAACCTAGTTCCAAAAAGGCACTGCGGCCAGAACCTATCCCAAGCAAACGTAGGCTGCAAGATTTACCGGATATCCACCAAGATGTAGTGGATGCCTTTGTTCAAGCGGCTCGCCAATTGGAAGAGCGAATTCGGAACGGACTTGGCCTTAGACGGCCAATGTTTACAGACACTCACCTGCAAGAGATGGCCATTAACTGGACCACCTCCATCGAAAGGATGAGCCGCATTCCTGGAATTGACGTCGACAGAGTCCGGGAGGTTGGCCCAAAGCTGATACAAATGCTCAATGTGTATCATAAATCGTATCGTGAGATTGCCGGGACAGGGGCGGGTGAAGCTTCCGCCTCAACGTCCAACTTGGATCAAGAAATAGTGGACTTGATTAGTTCAGACCTCGATAtcgatgaggacgaagaggaggctaTGGGAGGTGGAGAGAGTTCTCATTACTTTGTTCCTAAGCCATCAGCCGATGTCCAAGCTTTCAATGATAGGCTGCAAAGTCTGAATGACCAACCGAGTCAATCGAGAGGCAGATCTTCTTCCTATAGTCGAGGAGGAGGTAACAGGAAGTTCTCTGGTAAAAGATGGTCCAAGAGAGGCGGTTCTGGTGGAGGGTCTCAGCGTCGAAGTGGTGGCTCCGGCAGGAGAGGTGGCGGTTTCTCAAGTGCTGCCGGCTCGTCGTCTCGATCTGGTGGTGcaagcggcagcaacagcggcGGATTCAAGCGTGACGGCAGAATCGTCAAGAAGAGTGGAGGAGGTATCGGGTTGATGCCTCTATGA